A window of Lepidochelys kempii isolate rLepKem1 chromosome 1, rLepKem1.hap2, whole genome shotgun sequence contains these coding sequences:
- the LOC140916762 gene encoding olfactory receptor 52N4-like has protein sequence MAGINLTHSVSSSFILTGIPGLEAEHLWMSIPFSTFYFIGMLGNFTLLFVIGKNQTLHKPMYLLLCMLALTDIVTTTSIMPKALFIFWFNLKVITVGGCLTQMFFLHAVSALHSAILMAMAFDRYVAICHPLRYSTILTNTRIAMLGLIGLIRAVLLVLPLPLILSRQPFCANRIIPHTHCEHIAVVKMSCADTTVNRTYGLMVAFVVMGSDLMLIAVSYSLITRAVLRISSKKAHQKALNTCTAHICVMLTSYTSVLFTILTHRFGQAIPPHVHIILADLFFLVPPVLNPIIYGVKTKELRDKVGKYTCRR, from the coding sequence ATGGCAGGAATCAACCTCACACACTCTGTCTCTTCATCATTCATCCTAACAGGCATCCCTGGCCTGGAAGCTGAGCACCTATGGATGTCCATCCCTTTCTCTACATTTTACTTTATTGGAATGTTGGGAAATTTCACACTTCTGTTTGTCATAGGCAAAAACCAGACCCTGCACAAGCCAATGtacctgctgctctgcatgctggcacTCACAGACATTGTCACGACTACTTCCATCATGCCGAAGGCACTGTttatattttggttcaatttaAAAGTTATTACTGTGGgtggctgcctcacccagatgttcttcCTTCACGCGGTTTCTGCTCTGCACTCAGCCATACTCATGGCTATGGCCTTTGATCGCTACGTTGCCATATGTCACCCTCTGAGATACTCCACGATCCTCACCAACACACGCATAGCTATGTTAGGGCTCATAGGTTTGATAAGAGCTGTTCTCCTAGTACTTCCCCTGCCCCTGATTCTAAGCAGGCAGCCATTCTGTGCCAACCGCATTATCCCCCACACGCACTGTGAGCACATAGCTGTGGTGAAGATGTCGTGTGCGGACACCACTGTCAACAGGACATATGGCTTGATGGTGGCCTTTGTAGTCATGGGGTCAGACCTGATGCTCATTGCCGTGTCCTACAGTCTGATCACCAGGGCCGTCCTAAGAATCTCCTCCAAGAAAGCCCATCAGAAAGCTCTTAATACCTGCACAGCCCACATCTGTGTGATGCTGACATCTTATACGTCCGTCCTCTTCACCATTCTGACACATCGCTTCGGTCAGGCCATCCCTCCCCATGTTCACATCATCTTGGCTGACCTCTTCTTCCTTGTCCCTCCCGTGCTCAACCCTATCATTTATGGGGTCAAAACCAAAGAGCTTCGTGACAAAGTGGGCAAATACACCTGCAGAAGGTGA